A DNA window from Hordeum vulgare subsp. vulgare chromosome 1H, MorexV3_pseudomolecules_assembly, whole genome shotgun sequence contains the following coding sequences:
- the LOC123426162 gene encoding uncharacterized protein LOC123426162, with product MTVAPFPPPPLLASHAAVRAAASRVAASRPIRVAGDDHHHHPPQVAALRRGDWVKLICGASFEDAADVRNLSLVYTLAGVDCIDCAADASVVSAVNEGIDVAASIVPEVERPWVMVSVNDDCRDLHFRKAEFDPEECPPNCSKPCEKVCPADAISLNRVMVGGEHTQSDPICDKLEGGVIMQRCYGCGRCLSVCPYDRIRAMSYVRDPATTAELLKRSDVDAIEIHTTGKGINMFNTLWNSLGESINNVKLVAVSLPNAGASTIDFMNATYTIMQSNLEGYNLWQLDGRPMSGDISRGATRQTISFAVDLTSVPDRPLGFYQLAGGTNLCTVDSLKKAGLFKARTLPGTRITEKVGSQESLIGGIAYGGYARKIVGRVLRKIPSELGRVHIEDHPAYLLEALQEALSLVGPVKGYSALET from the exons ATGACCGTGGCGCCGTTtccgccgccgcctctcctcgcctcgcACGCCGCCGTCCGAGCTGCAGCCTCACGCGTCGCCGCTTCCCGGCCTATACGCGTCGCCGGCGACGACCACCATCACCACCCGCCGCAGGTCGCGGCGCTCCGGCGCGGAGACTGGGTGAAGCTCATCTGCGGCGCCAGCTTCGAG GATGCTGCCGATGTCCGGAATCTCTCCCTTGTCTACACGCTGGCTGGAG TGGATTGCATTGATTGTGCAGCAGATGCATCTGTAGTCAGTGcggtgaatgaaggtattgatGTAGCAGCCTCAATTGTACCAGAAGTTGAAAGGCCTTGGGTGATGGTTAGTGTTAATGATGACTGCAGAGATCTTCATTTCCGCAAAGCTG AATTTGATCCTGAGGAGTGCCCACCGAATTGCTCAAAGCCATGTGAGAAAGTTTGCCCTGCTGATGCAATATCACTAAATAGGGTCATGGTTGGTGGAGAACATACTCAGTCTGATCCAATATGTGATAAACTTGAG GGTGGTGTCATCATGCAACGATGCTATGGCTGCGGTAGATGCTTATCAGTTTGCCCTTATGACAGAATAA GAGCTATGTCTTATGTACGAGATCCTGCAACGACCGCTGAACTGTTAAAAAGGAGTGACGTTGATGCAATAGAAATACATACCACTGGAAA GGGAATCAATATGTTCAATACCCTCTGGAACAGCTTGGGCGAGTCAATCAATAATGTGAAGTTGGTTGCA GTCAGCCTGCCTAATGCTGGTGCATCAACTATTGATTTCATGAATGCAACATACACAATAATGCAGTCTAATCTGGAAGGGTATAATCTTTGGCAG TTAGATGGTCGTCCTATGAGTGGTGACATCAGTCGAGGTGCAACAAGGCAAACCATTTCTTTTGCTGTTGATCTGACTTCAGTACCAGATAGGCCTCTTG GCTTTTATCAGCTGGCTGGTGGCACCAACTTATGCACTGTAGATTCCTTAAAGAAAGCTGGTCTTTTCAAGGCTAGGACTTTACCTG GGACAAGAATCACTGAAAAGGTTGGTTCTCAGGAATCTCTAATAGGAGGAATAGCTTATGGTGGCTATGCTCGCAAG ATTGTTGGAAGAGTTCTGCGCAAAATACCATCAGAACTTGGGCGCGTACACATCGAGGATCATCCAGCATATCTCCTAGAGGCATTGCAAGAAGCCTTGTCCTTAGTAGGCCCTGTGAAGGGTTATTCAGCTCTGGAAACATGA